A portion of the Streptomyces platensis genome contains these proteins:
- a CDS encoding glycoside hydrolase family 13 protein, giving the protein MTPQHNVTPATDWWRDAVIYQVYPRSFADANGDGMGDLAGVRSRLPYLRDLGVDAVWLSPFYASPQADAGYDVADYRAIDPMFGTLPDAEAVIRDAHALDLRIIVDLVPNHCSDQHEWFRRGLAEGPGSVLRERFHFRKGRGQNGEEPPNDWESLFGGPAWTRVPDGEWYLHLFAPEQPDFNWDHPAVQDEFRSILRFWLDLGVDGFRVDVAHGLVKAPGLPDMGHGEQLKLLGNQVLPFFDQDGVHDIYRSWRTVLDEYPGERIAVAEAWAPTAERTSLYVRPDELHQAFNFHYLNTGWDAAALREAIDSSLDAMRPVSAPTTWVLSNHDVVRHRTRLGGGLDRARAATLLMLALPGSAYLYQGEELGLPEVTDLPDEVRQDPSFFRDSGQEGLRDGCRVPLPWSGDTTPYGFGDGGSWLPQPDDWAALTVEAQTGDPASTLELYRTALALRRRLPGLGAGDAVEWLDAPDGVLAFRRPGGLICTVNTTEAPAPLPAPGRILLASRQLDAPGADFTLPADTAVWWAE; this is encoded by the coding sequence ATGACTCCACAGCACAACGTCACTCCTGCCACCGACTGGTGGCGCGACGCGGTGATCTACCAGGTCTATCCGCGCAGCTTCGCCGACGCCAACGGGGACGGCATGGGGGACCTGGCCGGCGTCCGCAGCCGGCTGCCGTACCTGCGCGACCTGGGCGTGGACGCCGTCTGGCTCAGCCCGTTCTACGCCTCACCTCAGGCCGACGCCGGTTACGACGTCGCCGACTACCGCGCCATCGACCCGATGTTCGGCACCCTGCCCGACGCCGAGGCCGTCATCCGGGACGCCCATGCCCTGGACCTGCGCATCATCGTCGACCTCGTCCCCAACCACTGCTCCGACCAGCACGAATGGTTCCGGCGCGGGCTGGCGGAGGGCCCGGGCTCGGTCCTGCGCGAGCGCTTCCACTTCCGTAAGGGACGGGGCCAGAACGGCGAGGAGCCGCCCAACGACTGGGAGTCCCTCTTCGGCGGCCCCGCCTGGACCCGGGTCCCCGACGGCGAGTGGTACCTCCACCTCTTCGCGCCCGAACAGCCCGACTTCAACTGGGACCACCCCGCCGTCCAGGACGAGTTCCGCTCCATCCTGCGCTTCTGGCTGGACCTGGGCGTGGACGGCTTCCGGGTGGATGTGGCACACGGCCTGGTCAAGGCGCCCGGCCTGCCCGACATGGGCCACGGCGAACAGCTGAAACTGCTCGGCAACCAGGTGCTGCCGTTCTTCGACCAGGACGGCGTCCACGACATCTACCGCTCCTGGCGCACCGTTCTCGACGAGTATCCCGGCGAGCGGATCGCGGTCGCCGAGGCATGGGCCCCCACCGCGGAACGCACCTCCCTCTACGTCCGCCCCGACGAACTCCACCAGGCCTTCAACTTCCATTACCTGAACACGGGCTGGGACGCGGCCGCCCTCCGCGAGGCGATCGACTCCTCCCTCGACGCCATGCGCCCCGTGTCGGCGCCCACCACCTGGGTGCTGTCCAACCACGACGTCGTACGCCACCGCACCCGGCTCGGCGGCGGCCTGGACCGCGCCCGCGCCGCCACCCTCCTGATGCTGGCGCTGCCCGGCTCCGCCTACCTCTACCAGGGCGAGGAACTGGGCCTGCCCGAGGTCACCGACCTCCCCGACGAGGTCCGCCAGGACCCCTCGTTCTTCCGGGACAGCGGCCAGGAGGGCCTGCGCGACGGCTGCCGGGTACCGCTCCCGTGGAGCGGCGACACCACCCCGTACGGCTTCGGCGACGGCGGCAGCTGGCTCCCGCAGCCGGACGACTGGGCCGCTCTCACCGTCGAGGCCCAGACCGGCGACCCCGCCTCCACCCTGGAGCTCTACCGCACCGCCCTCGCGCTCCGGCGCCGGCTGCCGGGACTGGGCGCGGGCGACGCGGTCGAGTGGCTGGACGCCCCCGACGGCGTCCTGGCCTTCCGCCGCCCCGGCGGCCTGATCTGCACCGTCAACACGACGGAGGCCCCGGCCCCGCTGCCCGCCCCCGGCCGGATCCTGCTCGCCTCCCGTCAACTCGACGCCCCCGGCGCGGACTTCACCCTGCCCGCCGACACCGCAGTCTGGTGGGCGGAGTGA
- a CDS encoding extracellular solute-binding protein — protein MRRGIRGITATALVAGLALAATACGGGDSGSGGDSGSGGDSGGELSGTVTFWDTSNDAEKATYRKLAEGFQQEHPKVHVKYVNVPFGDANAKFKNAAGGNSGAPDVMRTEVAWVADFANLGYLAPLDGTPALDKTDDYLPQAVGSTKFKGKTYAAPQVIDTLGLFYNKKLLKDAGVEVPKTFDELAKAAKKIKAKTGATALYLRGDDPYWFLPYLYGEGGDMVNARDKVVEIDDGAGVRAFKTIKGLVDSKAAVTDATDGYENQIKALKDGTVAMAVDGPWDIEAARAGKAFKDKKNLGVAPVPGGSTAQGSPQGGWNLSVYAGSKNLQASYAFVKYMSSAKVQQQTNEKLSLLPTRKSVYEVPAVKSNEMVQFFKPAVDGAVQRPWIAEGNSLFEPVKVQMNKVLTGAASPQQAAKATGDAYRKLLKDYK, from the coding sequence ATGCGGCGTGGCATACGGGGCATCACGGCCACCGCGCTGGTAGCGGGCCTGGCACTGGCAGCGACAGCGTGCGGCGGAGGCGACAGCGGCAGCGGCGGCGACAGCGGCAGCGGCGGCGACAGCGGGGGTGAACTGTCCGGAACCGTTACCTTCTGGGACACCTCCAACGACGCCGAGAAGGCGACGTACCGCAAACTTGCCGAGGGCTTTCAGCAAGAGCACCCCAAGGTCCACGTCAAATATGTGAACGTCCCCTTCGGCGACGCCAACGCCAAGTTCAAGAACGCGGCCGGCGGCAACTCCGGCGCCCCCGATGTGATGCGTACCGAGGTCGCCTGGGTCGCCGACTTCGCCAACCTCGGCTACCTCGCGCCGCTCGACGGCACCCCCGCCCTCGACAAGACCGACGACTACCTCCCGCAGGCCGTCGGCTCGACGAAGTTCAAGGGCAAGACCTACGCCGCACCCCAGGTCATCGACACCCTCGGCCTCTTCTACAACAAGAAGCTCCTCAAGGACGCCGGCGTCGAGGTACCCAAGACCTTCGACGAACTGGCCAAGGCCGCCAAGAAGATCAAGGCCAAGACCGGCGCCACCGCCCTGTATCTGCGCGGAGACGACCCCTACTGGTTCCTGCCCTACCTCTACGGCGAGGGCGGCGACATGGTCAACGCCCGCGACAAGGTCGTGGAGATCGACGACGGCGCCGGTGTCCGGGCGTTCAAGACGATCAAGGGCCTGGTGGACTCCAAGGCCGCGGTCACCGACGCCACCGACGGCTACGAGAACCAGATCAAGGCCCTCAAGGACGGCACCGTCGCGATGGCGGTCGACGGTCCCTGGGATATCGAGGCCGCTCGCGCCGGCAAGGCCTTCAAGGACAAGAAGAACCTCGGCGTCGCCCCCGTCCCCGGCGGCAGCACCGCCCAGGGCTCCCCGCAGGGCGGCTGGAACCTCTCCGTCTACGCCGGCAGCAAGAACCTCCAGGCCTCCTACGCCTTCGTGAAGTACATGAGCTCGGCCAAGGTCCAGCAGCAGACCAACGAGAAGCTCAGCCTGCTGCCCACCCGTAAGTCCGTGTACGAGGTGCCGGCCGTCAAGAGCAACGAGATGGTCCAGTTCTTCAAGCCCGCCGTCGACGGTGCCGTGCAGCGCCCCTGGATCGCCGAGGGCAACTCCCTCTTCGAGCCGGTCAAGGTCCAGATGAACAAGGTGCTCACCGGCGCCGCCTCGCCCCAGCAGGCCGCCAAGGCGACCGGCGACGCCTACCGGAAGCTGCTCAAGGACTACAAGTGA
- a CDS encoding sugar ABC transporter permease: protein MTRTPPARPARKRNQRSRLASTALHAGLAVAAVLAVFPPLWLLVTSFKPKNDAFSTSLVTHFTFANYTHVLADTEFLTWFKNSVIIVGLTTVLGVFLAATTGYAVSRFRFPGMRPLMWLLLITQMFPVAVLIVPLYNLLASLGLLNQPAGLVITYLTIAVPFCAWMMKGFFDTIPVEIDEAGRVDGLNPFGTFWRLVLPLARPGLAVTGFYTFVTAWAEVAYASAFMTGEENLTLAGGLQTFVNQYTNDWGSMTAAAVIIAVPAALVFAFAQRHLVAGLTAGTTKG from the coding sequence ATGACCCGTACACCGCCGGCCCGTCCGGCCCGCAAGCGCAACCAGCGCTCCCGGCTCGCCTCCACCGCTCTGCACGCCGGTCTGGCCGTCGCGGCCGTGCTGGCGGTCTTCCCGCCCCTGTGGCTGCTGGTGACGTCCTTCAAACCGAAGAACGACGCCTTCTCCACCAGCCTGGTCACCCACTTCACGTTCGCCAACTACACCCATGTACTGGCCGATACCGAGTTCCTGACCTGGTTCAAGAACTCCGTGATCATCGTCGGGCTGACCACCGTCCTCGGTGTCTTCCTCGCCGCCACCACCGGCTACGCCGTCAGCCGCTTCCGCTTCCCCGGCATGCGCCCGCTGATGTGGCTGCTGCTGATCACCCAGATGTTCCCGGTCGCGGTCCTGATCGTGCCGCTCTACAACCTCCTGGCGAGCCTCGGCCTCCTCAACCAGCCCGCGGGCCTGGTCATCACGTACCTGACCATCGCGGTTCCGTTCTGCGCCTGGATGATGAAGGGCTTCTTCGACACCATCCCGGTGGAGATCGACGAAGCGGGCCGGGTCGACGGCCTCAACCCGTTCGGCACCTTCTGGCGGCTCGTCCTGCCGCTGGCCCGCCCCGGCCTCGCCGTCACCGGCTTCTACACCTTCGTCACTGCCTGGGCCGAGGTCGCCTACGCCTCCGCGTTCATGACCGGCGAGGAGAACCTGACGCTCGCCGGGGGCCTCCAGACCTTCGTCAACCAGTACACCAACGACTGGGGTTCGATGACCGCCGCCGCCGTGATCATCGCCGTACCGGCCGCGCTCGTCTTCGCCTTCGCCCAGCGCCACCTCGTAGCCGGACTGACCGCCGGCACCACCAAGGGATGA
- a CDS encoding carbohydrate ABC transporter permease → MVAPVVLVIGVIIGYPLVRGVFLSLTDANEANVERNIGVNHLPATYKFTGLDNYRAVLSDGVFWDRLGWTVLWTVACVSLTFLVGLTLANMLNRTLRGRTFYRLALILPWAIPAFISVFTWRMLYNEKSGILNKLLAGGGIDAVPWLNDPTWAKLSVIAVNVWLGVPFMLVALLGGLQSIPGELYEAAEMDGASAWQRFRHITVPGLRAVSSTVILLSTIWTFNMFPVIFLLTRGGPGDATEILVTYAYRLSFLDSPRNFSESAAWGVLILVLLSVVAVVYRRALRKQGEVW, encoded by the coding sequence ATGGTCGCCCCGGTGGTACTCGTCATCGGGGTGATCATCGGCTACCCGCTGGTGCGCGGCGTCTTCCTCTCGCTCACGGACGCCAACGAGGCCAACGTCGAGCGGAACATCGGGGTCAACCACCTCCCCGCCACCTACAAGTTCACCGGCCTGGACAACTACCGGGCGGTGCTCTCCGACGGCGTCTTCTGGGACCGCCTCGGCTGGACCGTCCTGTGGACCGTCGCCTGCGTCTCGCTCACCTTCCTCGTCGGCCTCACGCTCGCCAACATGCTCAACCGCACCCTGCGCGGCCGCACCTTCTACCGCCTCGCGCTGATCCTGCCGTGGGCCATCCCCGCCTTCATCTCGGTCTTCACCTGGCGGATGCTCTACAACGAGAAGAGCGGCATCCTCAACAAGCTGCTGGCCGGCGGCGGTATCGACGCGGTCCCGTGGCTCAACGACCCGACCTGGGCCAAGCTCTCGGTCATCGCCGTCAACGTCTGGCTCGGCGTGCCCTTCATGCTGGTCGCGCTGCTCGGCGGGCTCCAGTCCATACCGGGCGAGCTGTACGAGGCCGCCGAGATGGACGGTGCGAGCGCGTGGCAGCGGTTCCGCCACATCACCGTGCCGGGGCTGCGGGCCGTCAGCAGCACCGTCATCCTGCTCTCCACCATCTGGACCTTCAACATGTTCCCGGTGATCTTCCTGCTGACCCGGGGCGGCCCCGGCGACGCCACCGAGATCCTGGTGACCTACGCCTACCGGCTCTCCTTCCTCGACAGCCCCCGCAACTTCTCCGAGTCCGCGGCCTGGGGCGTCCTGATCCTGGTCCTGCTCTCGGTCGTCGCGGTCGTCTACCGGCGGGCGCTGCGCAAGCAGGGAGAGGTGTGGTGA
- a CDS encoding ATP-binding protein: protein MPAQATSRTPQAPVTVRVFTQRFSATCLGARLARHLAVHRLDLWGFPYGGALSDAAAAVVAELTANAVTHGRVPGRDFELRLATLSYAHGDSDAARPATLRIEVADTRTEKRPPSPGALVLPPPDCETGRGLPLVAALAARWEVVDRVPVGKVVRAELDL from the coding sequence ATGCCAGCCCAAGCAACCTCCCGGACTCCCCAAGCCCCGGTTACCGTACGTGTGTTCACCCAGCGCTTCAGTGCCACCTGCCTCGGCGCCCGTCTCGCCCGGCATCTCGCCGTCCACCGGCTCGATCTGTGGGGCTTTCCCTACGGCGGCGCGCTGTCCGATGCCGCCGCCGCGGTCGTCGCCGAACTCACCGCGAACGCCGTGACCCACGGCCGCGTCCCGGGCCGGGACTTCGAACTGCGCCTCGCGACCCTGTCCTACGCGCATGGGGATAGCGATGCGGCCCGCCCCGCCACCCTCCGCATCGAGGTCGCCGACACCCGTACGGAGAAGCGCCCGCCGTCCCCCGGAGCTCTCGTGCTGCCGCCGCCCGACTGTGAGACGGGACGGGGGCTGCCGCTGGTGGCCGCGCTCGCCGCCCGCTGGGAGGTCGTCGACCGGGTTCCGGTGGGCAAGGTGGTCCGCGCGGAACTGGACCTCTAG
- a CDS encoding DUF397 domain-containing protein, giving the protein MKTTELAWFKSSYSGSSGDSCVEVALAWRKSSYSGDSGDDCVEIAACPATVHIRDSKDKDGPQLAVPAGAWTAFVGYAVELV; this is encoded by the coding sequence ATGAAGACCACCGAACTGGCCTGGTTCAAAAGCAGCTACAGCGGCAGCTCCGGCGACAGCTGCGTGGAAGTCGCCCTCGCCTGGCGCAAGTCCAGCTACAGCGGCGACTCCGGCGACGACTGTGTGGAGATCGCCGCCTGCCCCGCCACCGTCCACATCCGCGACTCCAAGGACAAGGACGGCCCGCAGCTCGCCGTACCGGCCGGTGCCTGGACGGCGTTCGTCGGGTACGCCGTCGAACTGGTCTGA
- a CDS encoding helix-turn-helix domain-containing protein produces the protein MAGNAGGSEPETTDSLRAFGAVVKAFRGRAALTQEGLARRVGFSAGTVASIEQGRRLPPPEFIERAERVLDAFGVLRAMATQLARQPGLAAWFRQWAKLEEQAISLYTYECRLVPGLLQTEAYARELFEHRIPLLTDMETETQVTARLDRQKLLRDRPNTAFSFIVDEHVFLRRTGGAEVCRELLDHVLESTRLRNVELQVMPLARGVHAGMNGPLRLLETPSNRWYAYSEGQESGLLISDAKTISTLHMRYAKLRSQALTPEDSRSLLTQMRGAL, from the coding sequence ATGGCCGGCAATGCGGGCGGCAGCGAGCCCGAAACCACCGACAGCCTCAGGGCGTTCGGGGCCGTGGTCAAGGCGTTCCGGGGGCGGGCGGCGCTGACGCAGGAAGGTCTGGCGCGGCGGGTGGGATTCTCCGCCGGGACCGTCGCCTCGATCGAGCAGGGGCGCCGGCTCCCGCCGCCGGAGTTCATCGAACGGGCCGAGCGGGTACTGGACGCCTTCGGAGTGCTGCGGGCGATGGCGACGCAGCTGGCGCGGCAGCCGGGATTAGCCGCGTGGTTCCGGCAGTGGGCCAAGCTGGAGGAGCAGGCGATCAGCCTGTACACGTACGAATGCCGTTTGGTGCCAGGGCTGTTGCAGACCGAGGCGTACGCACGGGAGCTGTTCGAGCACCGCATTCCGCTGCTGACCGACATGGAGACCGAGACGCAGGTGACCGCCCGACTGGACCGGCAGAAGCTGCTGCGGGACCGGCCGAACACGGCGTTCAGCTTCATCGTCGACGAGCATGTCTTTCTGCGGCGGACCGGCGGTGCGGAGGTCTGCCGGGAACTCCTCGATCATGTACTGGAGAGCACCAGGCTCCGGAACGTCGAGCTGCAAGTGATGCCGCTGGCGAGGGGAGTTCACGCCGGGATGAACGGGCCGCTGCGGCTGCTGGAGACCCCGAGCAACCGGTGGTACGCCTACTCCGAGGGACAGGAATCCGGCCTTCTCATTTCTGATGCGAAGACCATCAGCACACTGCACATGCGCTATGCGAAACTGCGTTCGCAGGCCCTCACACCGGAGGACTCCCGGAGCCTGCTGACGCAGATGCGAGGAGCGCTATGA
- a CDS encoding LacI family DNA-binding transcriptional regulator: MVGGVTLPDLHTAPRLADIAAQAEVSEATVSRVLNGRAGVAASTRQRVLAALDVLGYERPVRLRRRSAGLVGLVIPELTNPIFPAFAQIIEQSLAGHGYTPVLCTQMPGGATEDELVEQLEERGVTGIVFLSGLHADTRADPTRYARLASRGVPFVLINGYNDRIDAPFVSPDDGAAARMAVRHLAELGHERIGLAVGPARYVPSRRKADGFAAALAESFGLSRGQAERRVQHTLFSVEGGHAAAAALLDEGCTGIICGSDLMALGVVRAARQRGLDVPGDVSVVGFDDSQLIAFTDPPLTTVRQPVQAMATAAVGALIEEIHERTAGRQTPARRTEFVFRPELVVRGSTGPVHGR; this comes from the coding sequence CTGGTGGGCGGAGTGACCCTGCCCGATCTCCACACCGCCCCCCGGCTCGCCGACATCGCCGCCCAGGCGGAGGTCAGCGAGGCGACCGTGAGCCGGGTCCTGAACGGCCGGGCGGGCGTCGCGGCGAGCACCCGGCAGCGGGTGCTCGCCGCGCTCGACGTACTCGGCTACGAGCGTCCCGTACGGCTGCGGCGCCGCAGTGCCGGACTGGTCGGCCTGGTCATCCCCGAGCTGACCAACCCGATCTTCCCCGCCTTCGCCCAGATCATCGAGCAGTCGCTGGCCGGCCACGGCTACACCCCGGTGCTGTGCACCCAGATGCCGGGCGGGGCCACCGAGGACGAACTCGTCGAGCAGCTGGAGGAACGCGGTGTCACCGGCATCGTCTTCCTCTCCGGCCTGCACGCCGACACCCGCGCCGACCCCACCCGCTACGCCCGGCTGGCCTCCCGCGGCGTCCCGTTCGTCCTCATCAACGGCTACAACGACCGCATCGACGCCCCGTTCGTCTCACCCGACGACGGCGCGGCGGCCCGGATGGCCGTGCGCCACCTGGCCGAACTGGGACACGAGCGGATCGGCCTGGCCGTCGGCCCGGCCCGCTATGTGCCCTCCCGCCGCAAGGCCGACGGCTTCGCGGCGGCACTGGCGGAGTCGTTCGGCCTGTCGAGGGGGCAGGCCGAACGACGCGTCCAGCACACCCTGTTCAGCGTCGAGGGCGGCCACGCGGCCGCCGCGGCACTGCTCGACGAAGGCTGCACCGGCATCATCTGCGGCAGCGACCTGATGGCACTGGGCGTGGTGCGGGCGGCCCGCCAGCGCGGCCTGGACGTCCCCGGCGACGTCTCGGTCGTCGGCTTCGACGACTCCCAGCTGATCGCCTTCACCGACCCACCGCTGACCACGGTGCGCCAGCCTGTGCAGGCGATGGCTACGGCCGCCGTCGGCGCCCTGATCGAAGAAATCCACGAACGCACCGCGGGCCGCCAAACCCCCGCCCGGCGCACCGAGTTCGTCTTCCGCCCCGAACTGGTGGTCCGCGGCTCGACCGGGCCGGTGCACGGACGATAA
- the pulA gene encoding pullulanase-type alpha-1,6-glucosidase, whose amino-acid sequence MSSTTRRSRRRLAAALALVLGTASLLVSSPRQSAQAAPAPPGQALAQWIDRDTVVWKGAEHSAAQLEFGAQGDRIRLTPGSLSPSERAAYPHLTGYPAFTVDPRDRHLAGTALRGKLLAVQRAGDGRRTTTGVQMPGVLDDLYGRRAQQAVLGPVFRHGRPTLSVWAPTARTVALELDGRTVPMRRDDRSGVWRVQGQRDWAGKPYRYLVTVFAPTVGKTVTNKVTDPYSTALTADSARSLVTDLDDPRLAPDGWSRPAKPAAVPLRRARIQELQIRDFSAEDRTSRHPGQYLAFTDRRSDGMRHLRSLARSGTSYVHLLPAFDFATAPERRADQARPGCDLASYAPDSDRQQDCVTKTAGRDAYNWGYDPLHYTVPEGSYASDPGGTARTVEFRRMVQGLNSAGLRTVMDVVYNHTAASGQDSRSVLDRIVPGYYQRLLDDGGVATSTCCSGTAPEHTMMGKLVVDSVVTWAREYKVDGFRFDLMGHHPKANILAVRKALDALTPQKDGVDGKKIVLYGEGWNFGEAANDARFVQATQRNMAGTGIATFNDRARDAVRGGGPFDADPRIQGFASGLYSDPNSAPGNGTPAEQRARLLHYQDLLKVGLTGNLADYTFTDTTGHRVKGSQVDYNGAPAGYAAAPGDALAYADAHDNETLYDALAYKLPPHTGPADRARMQVLALATAALSQGPALSQAGSDLLRSKSLDRNSFDSGDWFNALHWNCADGNGFGRGLPPAADNKDKWPYARPLLADPALRPGCATIRGASAAYRDLLRIHATEPAFGLSTTARVQSALSFPLSGKNETPGVLTMRLGNLVVVLNATPDRQHQTVRALTGERYALHPVQAHGADRTTATASYAPGSGTFTVPGRTVAVFRRGQ is encoded by the coding sequence ATGTCTTCCACCACCCGCCGGTCCCGCCGGCGTCTGGCCGCCGCGCTCGCCCTGGTCCTTGGTACGGCGAGCCTGCTGGTCTCGTCCCCGCGTCAGTCGGCACAGGCGGCCCCGGCCCCTCCGGGGCAGGCCCTGGCCCAGTGGATCGACCGTGACACCGTCGTCTGGAAGGGCGCGGAACACAGCGCCGCCCAGCTGGAGTTCGGTGCCCAGGGCGATCGCATACGGCTGACGCCGGGCAGTCTCTCGCCGTCCGAACGGGCCGCCTATCCGCATCTGACGGGGTACCCGGCCTTCACCGTCGACCCCCGCGACCGCCACCTGGCCGGTACCGCGCTGCGCGGGAAGCTCCTGGCCGTCCAGCGTGCGGGGGACGGACGGCGCACCACTACCGGTGTCCAGATGCCCGGCGTTCTGGACGACCTCTACGGTCGGCGCGCCCAGCAGGCCGTGCTGGGGCCGGTGTTCCGCCACGGCCGGCCCACGCTCTCCGTCTGGGCGCCCACCGCCCGCACCGTCGCCCTGGAACTCGACGGCCGTACGGTCCCGATGCGACGCGATGACCGCAGCGGCGTCTGGCGCGTCCAGGGGCAGCGGGACTGGGCCGGGAAGCCGTACCGCTACCTGGTCACGGTCTTCGCGCCCACCGTCGGCAAGACCGTCACCAACAAGGTCACCGATCCCTACTCCACCGCTCTGACCGCCGATTCGGCGCGCAGCCTCGTCACCGACCTCGACGATCCGCGGCTCGCCCCGGACGGCTGGTCGCGGCCGGCGAAGCCCGCCGCGGTGCCGCTGCGCCGGGCCCGCATCCAGGAGCTACAGATCCGGGACTTCTCCGCCGAGGACCGGACCTCCCGCCACCCGGGGCAGTACCTCGCCTTCACCGACCGGCGCTCGGACGGGATGCGGCACCTGCGCTCCCTCGCCCGGTCCGGCACCTCCTACGTCCATCTGCTGCCCGCCTTCGACTTCGCCACCGCACCCGAGCGGCGCGCCGACCAGGCCCGTCCCGGCTGCGACCTCGCCTCGTACGCCCCCGACTCCGACCGCCAGCAGGACTGCGTGACCAAGACCGCCGGCCGCGACGCCTACAACTGGGGCTACGACCCGCTGCACTACACCGTCCCCGAGGGGTCCTACGCGTCCGACCCGGGCGGGACGGCCCGGACCGTGGAGTTCCGGCGGATGGTCCAGGGGCTGAACAGCGCCGGGCTGCGTACCGTCATGGACGTCGTCTACAACCACACCGCCGCGAGCGGCCAGGATTCGCGCTCCGTACTGGACCGTATCGTTCCCGGCTACTACCAGCGGCTGCTCGACGACGGCGGGGTGGCCACCTCCACCTGCTGCTCCGGGACCGCGCCCGAGCACACCATGATGGGCAAGCTCGTCGTCGACTCGGTCGTCACCTGGGCCAGGGAGTACAAGGTCGACGGCTTCCGCTTCGACCTCATGGGCCACCACCCCAAGGCCAACATCCTCGCCGTGAGGAAGGCGCTCGACGCGCTGACCCCGCAGAAGGACGGCGTCGACGGCAAGAAGATCGTCCTCTACGGCGAGGGCTGGAACTTCGGCGAGGCCGCGAACGACGCCCGCTTCGTCCAGGCCACCCAGCGGAACATGGCCGGCACCGGCATCGCCACCTTCAACGACCGGGCCCGGGACGCGGTGCGCGGCGGCGGCCCCTTCGACGCCGACCCCCGCATCCAGGGCTTCGCCTCGGGCCTGTACAGCGACCCCAACTCCGCGCCCGGCAACGGCACTCCGGCCGAGCAGCGCGCCCGGCTCCTCCACTACCAGGACCTCCTCAAGGTCGGCCTCACCGGCAACCTCGCCGACTACACCTTCACCGACACCACCGGCCACCGCGTCAAGGGCTCCCAGGTCGACTACAACGGCGCCCCCGCCGGCTACGCCGCCGCCCCCGGTGACGCGCTCGCCTACGCCGACGCCCACGACAACGAAACCCTCTACGACGCCCTCGCCTACAAACTCCCGCCGCACACCGGCCCCGCCGACCGCGCCCGGATGCAGGTCCTGGCCCTCGCCACCGCGGCCCTCTCCCAAGGACCCGCACTCTCCCAGGCCGGCTCCGACCTGCTGCGCTCCAAGTCCCTGGACCGCAACTCCTTCGACAGCGGCGACTGGTTCAACGCCCTGCACTGGAACTGCGCCGACGGCAACGGCTTCGGCCGCGGTCTGCCCCCGGCCGCCGACAACAAGGACAAGTGGCCCTACGCCCGGCCCCTGCTGGCCGACCCCGCACTCCGGCCCGGCTGCGCCACGATCCGCGGCGCCTCCGCCGCCTACCGCGACCTGCTCCGCATCCACGCCACCGAACCGGCCTTCGGCCTGTCCACCACCGCCCGCGTCCAGTCCGCACTGTCCTTCCCGCTCTCCGGCAAGAACGAGACCCCCGGCGTCCTCACCATGCGCCTCGGCAACCTCGTCGTCGTCCTCAACGCCACCCCGGACCGGCAGCACCAGACCGTCCGCGCCCTCACGGGCGAGCGCTACGCCCTGCACCCCGTCCAGGCCCACGGCGCCGACCGCACCACCGCCACCGCGTCCTACGCACCCGGTTCGGGCACCTTCACGGTTCCGGGACGCACGGTGGCGGTCTTCCGCCGGGGTCAGTAG
- a CDS encoding ester cyclase: MSTEENKRLVRRFYQEIDAGNLDAMDDLVAEDYQDHSPPPFPGFAPGREGVKQVLRLFWEATPGTHEIEDQIAEGDKVVTRLMARGVHERDLPGIPATGRPIAMTATVMHRIENGKLAEKWSDKDLLGFLQQLGVMPTPGGDPG; encoded by the coding sequence GTGTCCACCGAGGAGAACAAGAGGCTGGTTCGCCGCTTCTACCAGGAGATCGACGCGGGCAACCTCGATGCCATGGATGATCTCGTGGCCGAGGACTACCAGGATCACTCGCCGCCACCGTTTCCTGGGTTCGCGCCTGGTCGGGAGGGGGTCAAACAGGTGTTGCGGCTGTTCTGGGAGGCCACACCCGGCACGCACGAGATCGAAGACCAGATCGCGGAGGGCGACAAGGTCGTGACCCGGCTGATGGCCCGGGGCGTACACGAGAGGGATCTCCCGGGCATCCCTGCCACCGGTAGGCCGATCGCGATGACCGCGACAGTGATGCATCGCATCGAGAACGGCAAGCTCGCCGAAAAGTGGTCGGACAAGGATCTCCTCGGCTTCCTTCAGCAGCTTGGTGTCATGCCGACGCCCGGCGGGGACCCGGGATAG